The sequence below is a genomic window from Aureispira sp. CCB-E.
ACTTTTGAGCAAACAAGAGTGAGTAGAGGGAGCCTTCAAAAAATGTTAGGTGTTTATAGGGATGTTATTTCTTTTAAAAATGCCTATGATCACTATTATAAGGATAATTTTGTCTTCAAGAATCTGTTGTTTAAAAGTTACTATTTTATCCAAAATGATGTGTTTGGAGTAGAACCACTTGCTCACAAAGTAGTTAGAGGTACTAATGGGTGGTTTTTTTTAGGAGATAGTTATTCTGATGTTATTAAAGAATCAAAAGCGATGATATCATTTAATGAGAAAGAATTAGAGCAGATAAAAAAAGGTATGCTAGAAAAAAAAGCATGGTTGGCTAAACGTAATATTGATTTTTATATAGCAGTAGCTCCTAATAAGCATTCTGTTTATGGAAACGAATTACCTATAGTAAAAGGAAATAAGATCACCAAACTAGAGCAAGTAAACAGATTATTAACTTCCGAAGGATTGAATTTTGTAGACTTGTCTGCAAACTTTCCTGACAATAATAAATTTCGTCTATATCATAAAACTAATACGCACTGGAATGATTATGGAGCTTATTGGGCATATAATGTGCTTATTTCTAAAATTGTAGAAAAATATCCTTCCTTGAAAGTTATGAAATTCAACGATTTTAAGGTGAAAACGGAAATTAGTAATCAAGAAGATTTAACAGGGATGTTGGATATCAATGTGGAAGAACAATGTATAATTTTAGAACATCCTAGCGAGATTGCGCAAGAAGTCCCATCAACGCTACCTATTCCTCCTAATATAAAGGATTATGTTTTTCATTATACTTCAACAATTAACTCAATTAAGGTGTTAACATTTAGAGACTCTTTTTTTTCAGCTTTAATGAAATTTACGAAAGAGAGTTTTGGTGAATCTGTATATGTTTGGAGTTTATTCGACAAAAATGTAGTTGAAGCTGAAAAGCCTAATATTGTTATATGGGAGATAGTAGAACGGGACTTAGATCATTTTTTATTGTGATTAGTTCTAACTTTTGTATTAGCAAGGATTGTATACATGTCTAAAATTAAATATTACACTTAAATCAAGAAAAATAAATATAAACAGAGATTAACATACAGAGACGTAAATAAGAGTTTTATAATAGAAAATAAGCATTTTTCTTAGAAAAGTGCAAGTTTTGTTGCAACTTAACAAGTTGATAGGTGGATTGTAATTTATTACATGTATAGAGGCAAGAAATCTATCCACAAATGAAATAAGAAGTTTTATCTAACGAAAATACTAGAACATTGAATTTGTTTTTCCATTTTGGTCGTTATATACTATTTATCAAGAATATGTTTTCTCGACCAGAGAAAGTATCCATGTATTGGAAAGAGACGACCCGACAGATGATCGATATCGGAATTGGGTCATTGGTTATTGTTGGTTTGGTTTCCGTTTTTATTGGCGCTGTAACAGCCATACAGTTTGCTTATCAATTAGGCGGTTCTTCGATTCCTAAATATTACATTGGTTATATTGTGCGGGATATCATGATTATCGAATTAGCACCAACATTTACCTGTTTAGCATTGGCGGGAAAAGTCGGTTCTAATATTGCCGCCGAGTTAGGAGGGATGCGCCAAAAAGAGCAAATTGATGCGCTAGAAGTTATGGGAGTAGATACAACTGCTTATTTGGTCATGCCTAAAATAATAGCTGCGGTTACAGTGATTCCAATG
It includes:
- a CDS encoding alginate O-acetyltransferase AlgX-related protein — its product is MKKIKIGKIVIFSLLISLPLLLQLLGVNLNVRNTENRKLKESPRFTFEQTRVSRGSLQKMLGVYRDVISFKNAYDHYYKDNFVFKNLLFKSYYFIQNDVFGVEPLAHKVVRGTNGWFFLGDSYSDVIKESKAMISFNEKELEQIKKGMLEKKAWLAKRNIDFYIAVAPNKHSVYGNELPIVKGNKITKLEQVNRLLTSEGLNFVDLSANFPDNNKFRLYHKTNTHWNDYGAYWAYNVLISKIVEKYPSLKVMKFNDFKVKTEISNQEDLTGMLDINVEEQCIILEHPSEIAQEVPSTLPIPPNIKDYVFHYTSTINSIKVLTFRDSFFSALMKFTKESFGESVYVWSLFDKNVVEAEKPNIVIWEIVERDLDHFLL
- a CDS encoding ABC transporter permease, encoding MFSRPEKVSMYWKETTRQMIDIGIGSLVIVGLVSVFIGAVTAIQFAYQLGGSSIPKYYIGYIVRDIMIIELAPTFTCLALAGKVGSNIAAELGGMRQKEQIDALEVMGVDTTAYLVMPKIIAAVTVIPMLVVLSAFMGMAGGYVACTVGNLVSEAEFMQGLRAFFDPYNIWMMEIKALVFAFLLTSISCYQGFFVTGGSIELGRASTSAVVISNILILLADYVLALLLT